The Candidatus Binataceae bacterium DNA segment GCCCGGGCTCGGGCACTGAAGACTACGGAACGTGACCACGAAACGCTCGACAGGTCACGCGCACGGTCAGCAGTTGAAAAAGAGGAGAGGAGCAAACCTGCTCTGTTGAGCTGACAATGCCCAAATTTCTGATAGGCAGAATAGTCGTTATCCTGCTTTCCTCGCTGATCTTTTACTTCGCAATCGCCGGGCTGAAGTCTGGCGAGATACGATCGCGAGGGTACATGTTCAAACGCGACAAGAATCCTTTCGGCTATTGGTTCACCGTTTTGACCAGCCTGGTGGGGCCAGCGGCCATCATCTACCTGCTGCTGACCAGATGATGTACCAGCCCGTGGGACCGATGAATAGTGTGCAACCGGCTCAGTCAGAGCCGCTAACGGATAGAAAAGCCACCGTCTATGAGGAAGTCCGCGCCGGTCATGTTGTCCGACGCCGATGACGCGAGGAAAATCACTGCGCCCTTCAGCTCTTCCGCTTCGGCGAAGCGTCCGCGCGGCGTCCGCTGGACCATCTCCTTCAGCAGCCACTGGTAATCGGCGCCCGTGCGAATCCATTCGGTCATGTCGGTCGAGACCCATCCGGGCGCGAGCGCGTTGACCTGGATATTGTGCGGGCCAAGCTCGATCGCGAGCGAGCGGGTGAGCTGCGCAAGCCCGCCCTTGCTGACCGCGTAGGATGGAAAGACGCCGCTCCCGAAAGCGGAGGCGAGACTCGTCACATTAATGATCTTGCCCCCCTTGCCGCGCTTGATCATCGATTGGGCCGCGTACTTGCAAAAAAAGAAGGCCGTGTTGAGATTGACCGCAAGCACGCCGTCCCAGTCCTCTTCCGAGGTATCGACCACGCTGGTGAGCGTCGCGTAGGCGGCGTTGTTGACCATGATATCGACCGGGCCGAGTTTGCGCTCGACTTCGTCGAAAGCGGGCTTGAGTTCGCTCCGCTGCTTGAGATCGACCTGGAGCGCCAGCGCAGGCACGCCGAGTGCCTGCAGTTCATTGAGCGTCGAGCGGCTCTTTTCCTCGTCGCGCGCGAGGATCGCGACCGCAGCTCCGGCTTCGGCGAGCCCCAACGCGAGTCCGCGCCCGATTCCGCGATTGCCGCCGGTGACGATCGAGACCTTGCCGCTCAGATCGAACATCTTCGGAAATGCTTTGGGAAACGCCATCGCCCGAACCCTCCGGCAATAACTATTGATTGATGTCCGCGCGAGCTGCTTTGCGCCCGCCCAGCGCCGCTTCGCGTCCGTTGGACGCAGCCGCTGCGGGTCTTTATATTGGCCTGTCGGAGTTGGCCAAGTCGAGCGCCGCGCGGCGCACGGACGCGGCGCGAAATCAGCAAGGGGATGAATCACGATGGGGCTTAGAACGGCGGAGCAATACAAGGAATCGCTGCGCGACGGGCGCGCCGTCTATCTGCGCGGCGCGAAGGTCGCCGACGTGACCAAGGATCCCGTGATCGGAATCGCGGTCGATCACGCCTGTATCGACTACCGGATGGCCGAGGATCCGAAGTACCGCGGGCTCGCCGTGATGCACGACGGCTCCGGCGAATACAGCCGCTACTTCCATCTGCC contains these protein-coding regions:
- a CDS encoding SDR family oxidoreductase; translated protein: MAFPKAFPKMFDLSGKVSIVTGGNRGIGRGLALGLAEAGAAVAILARDEEKSRSTLNELQALGVPALALQVDLKQRSELKPAFDEVERKLGPVDIMVNNAAYATLTSVVDTSEEDWDGVLAVNLNTAFFFCKYAAQSMIKRGKGGKIINVTSLASAFGSGVFPSYAVSKGGLAQLTRSLAIELGPHNIQVNALAPGWVSTDMTEWIRTGADYQWLLKEMVQRTPRGRFAEAEELKGAVIFLASSASDNMTGADFLIDGGFSIR